In the Leifsonia sp. 466MF genome, one interval contains:
- a CDS encoding polysaccharide lyase family 8 super-sandwich domain-containing protein translates to MAFLVAALLSAAGLAAPAQAADLQTDVSTIVTRLQDYYLSQGDEVQIANGIYLAQTSNALDYVASQNADGSWSDVNYQDTTSSANGKTWDAYKALYRMVAIAQAYRETSAKGYHDPALIAAEERALAYWDQVNPGNTNWWETEIGESIAMGRISIFVGDELSADAAALAIKHNQGKLDPAGANGAWRTSDYLYKALATRDAAAITAGFATMVQTVAVDDSGTVQEAVQPDSTFWAHGAQLYSEGYGMALFTMVAMWADSARGTSLAFTRDQLDTIAFYIVDGTRWLIRGEIEMLYLLYRPATTVDGVTSYGAVFLDPLDRMARTDPLYATAYRQMADNIRGKTAGNGVTGDKYFWRSEFSSHQRADYGIVTGLNSSRTVGSEYRSTLRKDVGNEIVWNRTGTTAIQVTNKEYTDLGPAFDWYHYPGTTVPYVKETSLGKDGRSANGGAFTGGVSDGTYGASVESLDRAGTQAQKSYYYFDDEMVALGAGIQSSSTAPIHTTVNQVAAKDNASVDGQKVAPGTDGKVVADPSWAYNDKVGYVFPSDQAVTVSDKTQTGSYYGDQPESHDAFTLYFDHGTTPSGAGYQYIVLPAKSAAQTQAYAANPAVKILRNDTSVQAVQHPGLKRTMATFYRAGSLDLGDGRTLSVSQPSIVMLDESSGTPVVSLSNPSQPGLLVDVALSGGASASRGTFVLGTGANLGKTVTEPLVADDSDGSPYTASGSVAGHGPARAGDADQTTAWQSSGAAPWLSQRLAAGTYAMGADIDWGADYATRFLVQTSLDGTTWTDQSLVQNGTGGHQHVDFPAVAANFVRILPLDGPGGGSYSVTEFAAFARANLALGAPTTASDGTSPASATDGNATTRWIADRTGSPDTSWLQVDLGSVRKIGAARLFWEASYASQYKIQVSDDGSTWRDAYTTPAAGSDGGTDLVALNATGRYVRMQTVKRALTTYGVSVWEFEVFGDSAITTAPASAGRVNLALGKPTTADSVYNNLANVQAPAATDGSKTTKWSSARPSGTAPYTNRNWLQVDLGTVRPVSQAVVEWESGNSTDYQLEGSVNGSDWTPLARVQNTGTADHRRDSTSFPTAEVRYVRVIGSPATKYGLNIWEFEVYGGYSLACPAPVNADRDSTAILAATVTPLVDSDSFTAYSLDPSVAAVASAPQAAADGTVSVGLKTGAPGSTSVVLVHSAGDEFVRCPVTVAVDKSALQAQVDRANGLDSTVYTPATWSPVLPALEAAKATLTAADATQPAIDASTAALKAALDGLRATAVVSAPAVSTKWGTAATVTVTVTSPLPVSGKVALTEGDKDRGVASLTGGVATFTLPPGLAAGDHVLTATYSGSDTVAGASTTLTVTVVLPAAWSKTTSYKTGDIVSYKGSVYKAGWSTKGEQPGLSNTGAWQELAMTESGAAVWTSSRVFAAGDTVVYQGKTFLAGWYSRGDVPGSVTGPWQEMATAPDGTALWTPSRIFTAGDRASYKGVVYVAKWWTRNQAPGDVNGPWAVAR, encoded by the coding sequence GTGGCCTTCCTCGTCGCGGCCCTCCTGAGCGCGGCCGGTCTCGCAGCGCCAGCCCAGGCGGCGGACCTGCAGACGGACGTCTCCACGATCGTCACCCGGCTGCAGGACTACTACCTGAGCCAGGGGGATGAGGTGCAGATCGCCAACGGCATCTACCTGGCGCAGACCAGCAACGCCCTCGATTACGTCGCCTCGCAGAACGCGGACGGCTCGTGGTCGGACGTGAACTATCAGGACACGACGAGCTCGGCGAACGGCAAGACGTGGGATGCCTACAAGGCTCTCTACCGGATGGTCGCCATCGCGCAGGCCTACCGCGAGACGTCGGCGAAGGGCTACCACGACCCCGCGCTGATCGCCGCGGAGGAACGCGCGCTCGCGTACTGGGATCAGGTGAACCCGGGGAACACGAACTGGTGGGAGACCGAGATCGGCGAGTCGATCGCGATGGGCCGGATCTCGATCTTCGTCGGCGACGAGCTGAGCGCCGATGCCGCAGCTCTGGCGATCAAGCACAACCAGGGCAAGCTGGACCCGGCCGGCGCGAACGGCGCCTGGCGCACCTCCGACTACCTGTACAAGGCGCTCGCCACCCGCGACGCCGCCGCGATCACGGCGGGGTTCGCCACGATGGTGCAGACGGTGGCCGTCGACGACTCGGGCACCGTGCAGGAGGCGGTGCAGCCGGACTCGACGTTCTGGGCGCACGGCGCGCAGCTCTACAGCGAGGGCTACGGGATGGCCCTGTTCACCATGGTGGCGATGTGGGCGGACTCCGCCCGCGGCACGAGCCTGGCCTTCACCCGCGATCAGCTGGATACGATCGCGTTCTACATCGTCGACGGCACCCGCTGGCTGATCCGCGGCGAGATCGAGATGCTGTACCTCCTCTACCGGCCGGCGACCACGGTCGACGGGGTTACGAGCTACGGCGCCGTGTTCCTGGATCCGCTCGACCGGATGGCGCGCACCGACCCCCTCTACGCGACGGCCTACCGGCAGATGGCCGACAACATCCGCGGGAAGACGGCCGGCAACGGCGTCACCGGCGACAAGTACTTCTGGCGCTCCGAGTTCTCCTCGCACCAGCGGGCCGACTACGGCATCGTGACCGGTCTGAACTCGAGCCGGACCGTGGGAAGCGAGTACCGCTCCACCCTCCGCAAGGACGTCGGCAACGAGATCGTCTGGAACCGCACAGGCACGACGGCGATCCAGGTGACGAACAAGGAGTACACCGACCTCGGACCGGCGTTCGACTGGTACCACTACCCCGGCACGACCGTGCCGTACGTGAAGGAGACCTCGCTCGGCAAGGACGGCCGCTCCGCCAACGGCGGCGCGTTCACCGGCGGCGTCTCGGACGGCACCTACGGTGCGAGCGTGGAGAGCCTCGACCGCGCGGGCACGCAGGCGCAGAAGAGCTACTACTACTTCGACGACGAGATGGTGGCGCTCGGCGCGGGCATCCAGTCGTCCTCGACCGCGCCCATCCACACCACCGTCAACCAGGTCGCCGCGAAGGACAACGCCTCGGTCGACGGTCAGAAGGTCGCGCCCGGCACCGACGGGAAGGTCGTCGCCGATCCGTCGTGGGCGTACAACGACAAGGTCGGGTACGTGTTCCCGTCCGACCAGGCGGTGACGGTGTCCGACAAGACGCAGACGGGCAGCTACTACGGCGACCAGCCGGAGAGCCACGACGCGTTCACGCTGTACTTCGATCATGGGACGACGCCCAGCGGCGCCGGATACCAGTACATCGTGCTGCCGGCGAAGTCGGCAGCGCAGACCCAGGCCTACGCGGCGAACCCCGCCGTGAAGATCCTCCGCAACGACACATCGGTGCAGGCGGTGCAGCATCCCGGGCTCAAGCGGACGATGGCGACGTTCTACCGCGCCGGCTCGCTCGACCTCGGCGACGGCCGCACGCTCTCGGTGAGCCAGCCGAGCATCGTGATGCTCGACGAGTCCTCCGGCACCCCGGTCGTGAGTCTGTCGAACCCCAGCCAGCCCGGCCTGCTCGTGGATGTGGCGCTGAGCGGAGGCGCGTCGGCGTCGCGCGGCACCTTCGTGCTCGGCACCGGTGCGAACCTCGGGAAGACCGTCACGGAGCCGCTGGTGGCGGACGACTCGGACGGCTCGCCCTACACGGCAAGCGGTTCGGTCGCGGGCCACGGCCCCGCGCGTGCGGGTGACGCCGACCAGACGACCGCATGGCAGTCGTCCGGTGCGGCCCCGTGGCTGAGCCAGCGGCTCGCCGCCGGCACGTACGCCATGGGCGCGGACATCGACTGGGGCGCCGACTACGCCACGCGCTTCCTCGTCCAGACCTCTCTGGACGGGACGACCTGGACCGATCAATCGCTGGTCCAGAACGGCACTGGAGGACACCAGCACGTCGACTTCCCGGCGGTCGCGGCGAACTTCGTCCGCATCCTGCCCCTGGACGGCCCGGGAGGCGGCTCCTACTCGGTGACCGAGTTCGCCGCGTTCGCCCGCGCGAACCTCGCGCTCGGCGCGCCGACCACCGCCTCCGATGGGACGAGTCCGGCGAGCGCGACCGACGGGAACGCGACCACCCGCTGGATCGCCGACAGGACCGGATCGCCGGATACCTCGTGGCTCCAGGTCGACCTCGGCAGCGTGCGGAAGATCGGCGCCGCGAGGCTCTTCTGGGAGGCGTCCTACGCCAGCCAGTACAAGATCCAGGTCTCGGATGACGGCAGCACCTGGCGCGACGCCTACACGACGCCCGCCGCCGGAAGCGATGGCGGCACCGACCTCGTCGCGCTCAACGCGACAGGACGCTATGTCCGGATGCAGACCGTGAAGCGGGCACTCACCACCTACGGCGTCTCGGTGTGGGAGTTCGAGGTGTTCGGCGACAGCGCCATCACCACGGCGCCCGCATCGGCCGGGCGGGTGAACCTCGCTCTCGGGAAGCCCACCACAGCGGACAGCGTGTACAACAACCTCGCGAACGTGCAGGCTCCGGCGGCGACGGACGGCTCGAAGACCACCAAGTGGTCTTCCGCCCGACCCTCCGGCACGGCGCCGTACACCAACCGCAACTGGCTGCAGGTCGACCTGGGCACGGTCCGTCCGGTGTCTCAGGCGGTCGTCGAGTGGGAGAGCGGCAACTCGACCGACTACCAGCTCGAGGGATCGGTGAACGGCAGCGATTGGACGCCGCTGGCCCGCGTGCAGAACACCGGCACCGCCGACCACCGCCGCGACAGCACCTCGTTCCCGACGGCGGAGGTGCGGTACGTCCGCGTCATCGGGTCGCCGGCGACCAAGTACGGACTCAACATCTGGGAGTTCGAGGTCTACGGCGGATACAGCCTGGCGTGCCCGGCGCCGGTGAACGCGGACAGGGACAGCACCGCCATCCTGGCCGCGACCGTCACCCCGCTCGTCGATAGCGACTCGTTCACGGCGTACTCGCTCGACCCGTCCGTCGCGGCGGTGGCGTCCGCACCCCAGGCGGCCGCCGATGGGACGGTCTCCGTCGGCCTGAAGACCGGGGCGCCCGGCAGCACGTCCGTCGTGCTCGTGCACAGTGCAGGGGACGAGTTCGTCCGCTGCCCGGTCACGGTGGCGGTCGACAAGAGCGCTCTGCAGGCACAGGTGGATCGGGCCAACGGTCTCGACAGCACGGTGTACACGCCGGCCACCTGGTCGCCCGTGCTGCCCGCGCTGGAGGCCGCGAAGGCGACGCTCACGGCGGCCGACGCCACACAGCCCGCGATCGACGCGAGCACCGCTGCGCTGAAGGCGGCTCTCGACGGTCTGCGCGCCACCGCCGTCGTCAGCGCACCCGCTGTCAGCACGAAGTGGGGGACGGCGGCGACGGTCACCGTCACGGTCACCTCTCCACTCCCGGTCTCCGGGAAGGTCGCTCTCACCGAGGGGGACAAGGACCGCGGGGTCGCATCCCTGACGGGCGGTGTCGCCACGTTCACCCTGCCGCCTGGTCTCGCAGCGGGCGACCACGTGCTGACCGCGACCTACAGCGGCAGCGACACGGTCGCCGGTGCCAGCACGACGCTGACCGTCACCGTGGTGCTGCCTGCCGCCTGGAGCAAGACGACGTCCTACAAGACGGGCGACATCGTCAGCTACAAGGGTTCCGTCTACAAGGCGGGATGGTCCACGAAGGGCGAGCAGCCCGGGCTCAGCAACACCGGAGCCTGGCAGGAGCTGGCGATGACGGAGAGCGGTGCCGCCGTGTGGACGTCGTCCCGCGTCTTCGCTGCGGGCGACACCGTCGTGTACCAGGGCAAGACCTTCCTGGCCGGCTGGTACAGCCGTGGCGATGTCCCGGGGTCGGTGACGGGACCGTGGCAGGAGATGGCCACCGCACCGGACGGCACCGCGTTGTGGACGCCGTCGCGCATCTTCACCGCGGGCGACCGGGCCAGCTACAAGGGAGTCGTCTACGTCGCGAAGTGGTGGACCCGCAACCAGGCTCCGGGTGACGTCAACGGCCCGTGGGCTGTGGCGCGGTAG